CCCCCCGGGAGAGCTCCTTCGAGGACCTGGAGCGGTTCCTAGCATCGCCCGAGAGCTGGGCCCCCGGGGagcccccggccggccccgggcaGGAGGCGGCACTGCCGGAGCAGCTGAAGGGCATCGTGCGGGACATCCACAACGCCATCGGTGAGGGATGGCCACCGGGGTCGAGGGGCCCGCAGGGGCtctctgggggaggaggggacccCCTGCACCCCGTTGTTTTAGCCAGGGTGGACTcggggtgcagggtggggaggaCGGGGGGTGGGTCTTGCGGGCGCCTGCCGAGCGTGCTGCGTAACTCGGCCCTTCCCAGACAGGCTGCTGTCCCTGACGCTGCTGGCCTTCGAGGGGCTGAACACCGCCGCCGGCAAGGACCAGTGTCTCGCCTGCCTGGAGGAAGCCTTCTTCCCCCCGCTCTGGGCCCCGCTGCTGGCCCTCTACAGGTACCGTGGCCCCAGGACTGGGCTGGGCCCCCCCttggcccccccggccccctctcCGGCAGCCCCTCGCCTCTCTGCCCGCAGGAGCGTGCACCGGCCCCGCGAGGCGGCCCTGGCCCGGAGCATGGAGCGGCACCGGCACGCCGGCCCCGCCGACATGGGGCTGTCCTCCCGGCTCTTCCCGACGGCCCCCGGCTGCCCGGCGTACGGCTCCGCCGTCAAGGACCTGCGCCTCATCCCGCTGGAGACCTGTCCCCGCAGGAAGCTGGAGTGCATCGGTGCGGGGCCGAGGGGCTCCATGCTGGGGGGGCGGGTGGGCCGGGAGGGTGTCAGGGTGACCCTCAGCTCCCACTCTGTGCCACAGTGCGAGCCCTGCGCGGCATCTGCGAGTGTGCCGAGGAATACTGCGGCTCCCGGGACAGCCGGACCCCCGCCTCTGCCGCCATGTGAGTATGGGAGCTGCGGGGGGGGCCCGGAGGGCAGCCAGCCCCACGGCCAGGGTGCagatgtggggctgggggcggTGGGGCTGATGGTTTCCTTTGCTGGTGGAGTGTCGAGGCTGGTGGTTCGCATTGCCGGTGGTTCCCATTGCCGGTGGGGTAGCGGGGCTGCTGGTTCCCGTTACCAGTGGGGTGGCGGGGCCGGTGGTTGCCGTTACCGGTGGGGTGGCGGGGCCGGTGGTTGCCGTTGCCGGCGTGGCTGACGGTTCCCGTTGGCGGCAGCGGGGCGGACGACCTGCTGCCCATCCTGTCCTACGTGGTGCTGCAGAcggggctgccccagctgctgtCCGAGTGTGCCGCCCTGGAGGAGTTCATCCACGAGGGGTAGGTGACCGGGGGGGGTGCCGGGCCACACCGGCacccctggggtggggggtacactgtcccccccgtcctggggacagggctgccggggctggaggCATGGGGGAGGGAACTGGGTGGGAGTTGTGGCTCCTGTGGGCGCAGGGCTGTGGTGTGGCGGTGTCCTGGCTGCGGCGGCTGTGGCAGTGTCCCAGCCATGACAGTGCTGTGGTGGTGCGGTGGCCGTGGTGGTGTCCCGGCTGTGGTGGTGCGGTGGCCATAGCGGTGTGGTGTCCTGGCCGTGGCTGCCATGGCTGTGGTGGTGTGGTGGCTGTGGCAGTGTCCCAGCCATGACGGTGCTGTGGCCGTGGTGGTGTGGTGGCCGTGGCCATGTGGTGGCTGTGGCAGTGTCCTGGCCGTGGCGATGTGGTGGCCGTGGCAGTGTCCTGGCCATGACAGTGCCGTGGCCGTGGCGGTGCGGTGGCCGTGGCCGTGTCCCGGCTGTGACGGTGCGGTGGCCGTGGCGGTGCAGGTACCTGATCGGGGAGGAGGGGTACTGCCTGACGTCCCTGCAGAGCGCCCTGTCCTACGTGGAGTCCCTGCAGTGAGGaggcggcagcgggggggggggggggacacacacaccccctctcCCCGCCACCCACGGCCAGgtgctgctccccatccctggggtgggggggtcccgtggggccggggccggccgagCCCCCGTCCCGGGCCgtgttgcggggggggggggggcccgacCGGAGGAGGGGGGAGACCCGTGCACCGGGGGTGGGGTCCCCCCGTCCACCAGGGGGCGCTGTCAGCGGCGGGTCAGCCCAGCCCCTGAGAGGGCGGAGCCTCGGGCGTGGCGGGGCCCCGCCCCTCCGGGCGACGTCGCAGCCCGCGGTGGGCGTGGCGCGGGAAGCGGAAGGCGAGGCCGTGCGGGGAGCGGGACCGGCGGGTGAAGGGAGCGGGACCGGCGGCGGGTGCGGAGGCctttggggggggtcaggggctGGGGACCGGGAgcggggcttggggaggggggggggaggttcaCGCTGCTGCACCCCCAGGATGTGCGCGGGCTCGGCGCTGCGGCAGGAGGAGTTCCACCGGCAGGAGTACCGGCAGGAGTACCGGCGCTGCCTGGAGCGGGAGTTCCGTCAGGGCCGCGCCGGGCCCTGCTCCGACCCCTCCTTCGGGGAGCGGCTGGGGCAGCGGCTGCGGCGGGAGCCGGCGGTGCTGGGGGCCCTGCAGGAGGACGCCCCGGTCCTGCTGGCCCGCGGGTTACGGGACCGGCCCGACCCGGGACCGGCGCTGCGGGGCCTGGCCGGCGCCTTCCGGCTGCTGGAGCTGGCGGCCGTCAACCTCTACCTCTTCCCCTGGCGCAAGGAGTTCGGCACCGTCCAGGTGAGGAGCGGGGCGGtggcggcaccggcggggggaCGACAGACACGCCGGCGGGGCGTCTCCAGCTGTAACCCCCCTCCCCGTTCTCCTTACAGACCTTCTCCGGCGCGTACGTGCACTCGCTGCGCCCGGCGCTCCCCGAAGACGATTTGGTGCGGAGCTTCGGCCGGCTGGGCTATGAACGGCGCGGCCGGCACTGTCTGGCCATCGCCCGGCCGCTCCCCGAGCCCGAGCTGGTTGCCGCCGCCTGCGGCTTCTTCACCTGCCGGCTGGAGTGCGAGATCCTGGCAGAGGTGGTGAGGCGGCTGCGGCCGCGCCGGCTGCGCGCCGAAGATCTGCTGGAGGCACGCCGGCTGGCCGGGGACGTGGAAGCCTGCGTGgagatgctgcagcagctggggccaCGACCCGAGGTGGCTGCCGACTGTGGCGACGGCGTGGATCTCTACCAGGAGACGCTGTCTGGCCCCGAGGACACGGGGGGAGAGGACCCAGCCCCCCCAGCGCTGTGGAGGGACCCTGGCAGCCCGCGGGGTGCTCAAGACAtgcctgggaggagctgggacCACCGCAGAGATGGCAAGCGCGGGCAGGAGCCGGTGCCTTCCATGGGCAACCCCAACCCGGAcacctcctcctctctcctcttcctggaGCAGGAGCTCGGCAGGGCCGGCAGCCCGCTCTCCGCCCTGGCTGCGGGGAGCGGAAGCCCCCAAGTGCCGGGGGAGCCCCAAAATTCGCCAACCTCCCCCCGCCAGGAAGCCCCCGAGCTGCCCTGCTACCAGCTGCACTCCTGCCTGCGCCGGGGCGCATTGCCCTCCTACTGCTGCACCACCTGCCAGCAGCTCCACACCGGCACCTGCGCAGCCGGGCAGGCCTGCCGCACCCACCACCGCGGGCAGGAGCTGCGCAGCGAGAGGCAGCAGCGGCTCTGGCTGCAACGGACAGAGGTGGACATGCTGCTGGCCGACGGTTCCGCTCCCTGGTCCTAGCACCCCTTGGGATTCTGCCGCTGGCTGCGCCCGTCCCCGCCACGGCTGGAAGGGGATGGGGACGGCCACCGCTCAGCCTGAGGGACACCGAACTCGCCCCGCTGGGAGGTAGCGGTGCCTGTGCCATGCTCTGCTTTGCGCCCGGAGCAGTAGGAGCCTGCCAGGCTCCGGGTGGATGGGTCCCTGCTCCAACC
Above is a genomic segment from Harpia harpyja isolate bHarHar1 chromosome 9, bHarHar1 primary haplotype, whole genome shotgun sequence containing:
- the SPATA2L gene encoding spermatogenesis-associated protein 2-like protein, whose protein sequence is MCAGSALRQEEFHRQEYRQEYRRCLEREFRQGRAGPCSDPSFGERLGQRLRREPAVLGALQEDAPVLLARGLRDRPDPGPALRGLAGAFRLLELAAVNLYLFPWRKEFGTVQTFSGAYVHSLRPALPEDDLVRSFGRLGYERRGRHCLAIARPLPEPELVAAACGFFTCRLECEILAEVVRRLRPRRLRAEDLLEARRLAGDVEACVEMLQQLGPRPEVAADCGDGVDLYQETLSGPEDTGGEDPAPPALWRDPGSPRGAQDMPGRSWDHRRDGKRGQEPVPSMGNPNPDTSSSLLFLEQELGRAGSPLSALAAGSGSPQVPGEPQNSPTSPRQEAPELPCYQLHSCLRRGALPSYCCTTCQQLHTGTCAAGQACRTHHRGQELRSERQQRLWLQRTEVDMLLADGSAPWS